The window TCATTGGGCAGTTTTTTCTAAGAATTGATAAAGAATTGATTTTGTTCATGTGGGAGAATTGAATCGCCTCGTTGAAGTTAAGAtagttgaaggttgacttgcaacaaaattcacattacagttatttggtatcaaaagattcaccatgtcttactctgctgtgttgtaggtacaaaatatgtgggaatgtgattacaagctcttgaaagctcaaaaacgaactgtTATTCGCAGCCATCTTGAAAACGACGTGGTGTGGAATCTCTTAATTTTGATGACGTTCTCAAaatttttggttattgttttgacacgttatgttatcatgtgaattgaaaggccaataaaaggcttaatataaaacatctcgtagcactggtttataacaaacatttcgggttttaccgaaaagcccgtatcaaatatagatgctcgctacttgacagttttttcggcttggtctaatcgtttagtcgtaatctgatcatgtgatccatacttcctgccaaacagcgtgaataatttttgcagcatttttcgactatcacagggaccaacaggctcgtcatgttcatcagaggatgatatgcaatccttCAAGCcgaggttgaaaaattaaacaaatttttacggtaggttttgagatatcagtgctaaaagtaacagcattacaacgatgatgaaacagacgcgtaaagacaatagacatggttttattgaatgtatgaagtatatttgtgaaaatattttgacgaatgaggttgcaatgaaagtgtaaacagaagccatcgtgttcatctccgtctcatttgagccgttttggaaaatgACTCCgatctacagcgttttcgtgatggctgcgatgaactgttcattttttagcttttaagagcttttaatcacattcccacatattttgctcctacggcacagcagagtaaggcatggtgaaccttttggtaccaaataactgtaatgtgaattttgttgcaagtcaacctttaaagaattgagaattgaattgtgatgtttttgcaatgaattttgaATTGAATCGATTCCTACGCGATCTATGATGCAAAAGATTTTGGAATTGAATTGTTATTTTTTTGATGAGAATTGAAAAGACTCAGTCATTTTTCAAAGCCCTATAAACATCTCTGGTGTGTATTATTTACAGGTGACAGCTAGTCATTTATTGATAGCTGAGAAGGTTGCTGGATTAACAATAAGAAATCAGCTGTTCTCCTGCCAGGTATGCTACTGTGTGTGCAGGTCATTGCATTTTCCACCCATTAATGACTCATATTGTTTAGAAGAAATCGTACTCTAATCTGCATTATTCAATTCTCACTGCTGTAATTAGGCATAACTGATATGTATCTTAACCTTTTCACTCCCAAATAAATTTCTTTTGTCGGAAATAATTACatatttagtaaaattttatgtttcaCAAGAGCACGTATAAAATGTCGTAATTTTTGAACCACGCagtttatttgaaatattttggcaCCAAATtattcagcataaaattttacatcaactGATGCCATAAAATGCCACAAATGTGTAGCAGAATGAGCTCAGACACTTTTTCAGTCATTTTCGCTAAGGAAATGATCCCGTCTGAACCGGATGATTTACCAATCTTATTATAGCCCACAGCATTCTTATCACCGCTGAAAATAATAACTCTCAGTAGTGTTATTGATCAGTAAAAATTAATCAAAGTCCATAGATCTAAAATTAGGTCTATGGACAAtacattactactactagtaaaaaTTTCGTAGTTGTAATGCGTCTGATATGACTGTTCGGTCCCTAGAAGAAATGGcgataaaaaatagtttttgtaaaacgAAACTTCGCTCAAGATGagttgtaaatatattttttattggctcaactcaTGCAAACAAGTGTTTCCTTCCGTTTAAGTACAGTTACGATAGgcaaattaattaaataatcaGAAACATTTGGTACGAAGCCTATCAAGGCCGTATTATGCGGCTCTTGACCATACGCAAACGCCGAGTCGTACTACGCTGCTCATGGCAAAAGAGTTAAGATGTTCAGGAGAGAAATGTCCGTATTCAGTGTCCATATCCAGTGTCCGCATCCAGTGTCTGTATCCAGTGTCCGTATCCAGTGTCCGTATCCAGTGTCCGTATCCAGCTATATCCAGTGCTCTCCAAGCGAGTTCGCATGACTTTGTACTGTATTGCTTGACCATAGACCTTGTGTACAGCAGTCTACCTTCGCTTGTGTCCTTGTGTAGTTTATACTGCTGAGCCTGATCTTTTATTGCAGCTGTGTCCAGACTTGCTGAGACCTGTAGAGCTTAGTACCTACACAGAACACATTAGTCAGATCCAGCACATGAAGGTACGATGTCAGCTCGCTATATCTCGTCAGTTTTGAATAAGCTGTTGCTGCATTGTTCTGTTCAATTTAGTATTGAACGCCTCCATTTTTGGTTTGTAGAACGTTTTTGATTGGCTACTGACTTCCGATGCTCCTTCGATGCAGAAGTACGAGGTATGAGTGATTCGTTATTCGGCATTTACCTCCTCCCTCAAAGTTCAATTTATTAGTTTAGTTATTTTGTGTATGAGCTAGTTTTATCATAGTTCGCTGTAGTAGGCTCATTAGAACAGCTCGTGATGTGTGTCGCTGATAGCATTGGCAGACGCGCTGACTTTCACCGCTAATTCTTTCTTTCACCACACTCTTTTATGCTTGGCAGCTGCTCGCTGGAAAGATCAAGGCATCACAAAGAGTTGCAGGCCTATTTTGTGAGGTAAACATCTTACTAACAACTATTCAATTTTGATTCAAATCTACAATCACATTTTGGCTAGTTTTCTATTTCTTACAAATATGCGTTTTTTATGATATGTTAGCTCATTTTTGCTGCTTCTACATGTACACTTGCTCTTTCTTTTGTTGCAGTTCTGCAGAAAAGCGTCATTCAATGTCATAGACATAAAGAGTCATCAAGGTCACCTGTCATCTGACCGACACGTCAATGTAGTCAAGGTAAGTCCTGTTCTACCTGGAATCAGAATAAATGACTTGTTCTATTGGTTGCAAGTTGTCATGTCCATATCAGGCTATATTCTTTTATAGAGTTTGAAATCTAGCTACTCGCAGCAGTTGGAAAATCTTAGAAAAACTACTAATGCCTCTACTCATGCCAAGATCACACCATCCTTATCACAGGAAGAGAAAAGGCTTCGTCATATGCAGAATTTAGACAAAGACAACACTTTGTCAACGTAGGCAgaacttttttcattttgtttatcaACGATGTATTATAGTCTCCAGACTCTAAGTCATGCTTTGTTCTTGCAGTTGATCAATCAACTTGTGAAACGGTGCATCATTTTTAGGAATGTGTCTTTGTATCATATTTGTCTAGATTAGACTCATACCTCGCACTGTATTAGGATCAAGCATAATATTCACATTTTATGCAAGTTTTTATGAGACAGAATAATCTTGTAAAACACTAGTTAATCACAATGTAGTTTGTTACCTTGTATTCTGTCAAATAATGGGCTTTGTATTACTTTGTTACCTTGTATTCTGTCAAATAATGGGCTTTGCGGTATAAACATTCAGTCTCTTTTGGGATTTTGCTGCGCATCTTTAAACCATTAAACTGGACAGTggctaaattaataaatattgctAAATATGTGTTTATCATCAGGATTAAAAGCTACATGTAGACTAAAACATTCATGGCTACTAGGCAGATGTGTCCGGTGTAGGGAACAATTCTCAGAACTCTTTAGATAGTGCTGGCTTTTATTTGCGTGCCTTTAATAGTCTTTCATTGTATTTATGAAACCTATAGATGTTTCATATTGAATTTCAGTTCTCCAGGCACGTCTTCTCTGAAAACTAAGGATGACAAAAGAAAGCAAGAAGTCCATAAGAGTAACGAGAAAATCAATTTGTCTGACTGCAAAGCAATTTCATCACAGTCCCACCAAGGCGCAGGGCGCTCTCCAAGCTGGTCACCAATTCGCAATTCTGCATCACCTTTGGCGGACAAGACCAGTGATGTCGAGGTAGTTGCAGTTCATAAACTGACTCCAAGTCATTCAGATCATTTATCAGGAAAATCCACAACTTTTAGACAGAATCCTGTGGGACATAGCTCTTATTCAGCTCAGAAATCTACCTCTCTTAGGCTACAGTCTCGGTCTCCTCGTCGCCGATCCCACTCTCCTCGTCGCCGATCCCGGTCTCCTCATCGCCGATCCCGGTCTCCTCATCGCCGATCCCGGTCTCCTCGTCGCCGGTCTCCTCGTCGCCGATCCCGTTCTCCTCGTCGCCGTTCCCGTTCCCCTCGTCGCCGATCCCGTTCCCCTCGTCGCCGATCCCGGTCCCCTCGTCGCCGATCCCGTTCCCCTCGTCTCCAGTCTTATTCTCTTCATCCCCAGTCTCACTCTCCCCATCTCAGCTCTCCTCATCCCCGATCCCACTCACCTTTTGGTCGGGTCTCTTCTCCTCTTTCTTCGTCCCGCTCTCATTTACCCCGTTCTCGCTCTCCTTTTTCTCGGTCCCATTCTCATCTGCAATCTCATCCTCCTCATTTATTGTCATACTCGTCTCATCTTAGCACTGATTCTCTCCTTCAGAATGCCTTTTCTCTGTATTCTCATTCTTCACAACATCCGGCCAGTTCTCCTCCGCATCAGCAATCTACTAGTGCCCTTCATATTCAATCTCATTCTCAACGATCCCATTCTCCTCAACTGCTGCCGGCTCATTCTCCTCAACCTCAATTTTCTCCTCAACCTCAATTTTCTCCTCATCTACAATCTCATTCACCAAAACACCAATATCAGTCGAGTAACACGGATCATCGTTTCTGTCATTCACCGCCATCTTCGCGATGTAGCTCTAGATCAAAGCAGGGAGATACATGGTCTTCCGACAGGTCTCAAATAGCACTTAAAGACAAGAGAAGAGACTACCAAAGAGCGTCAAGATCACCTATCCGGCGAAGGACTTTGCGATCATCTCGTTCTAGATCTCCAACATACTCGCGTCGTAATTCTTCAAGGTCTCATGATCGGTCAATAAGGAGTAGGTCAAGGGATAGATTTTCAAAAAAAAGACATGTGCCTTCACCACCATCTGCTCAGAGGGTAGGTATAGTAAGGAGAAGGTTAAGACCAAGACCTCTCTCTCCTTGGAGTATAAATAGTCTGACATTTCTTGTTGAAAAGAAGTGGACTGACTATTACGAGAAGTATTATAGCGCTGGCACAAGAAACGATACTCAGTGTCTCACAGTGCAGCAAGAATATCTTCAAGCGTACAAGGGCTTCTTTATGGAGGATCCTCAGTTCGACCTAATTTACTCAAAGTTGTTCAAGCCAGAAACATTGCGGGCACTGCTCTCTGAGAGAATAGACCGTGGCTCTCCTGGTCCATGCCACAGAACGCTGTCTCATAGTAACTCTCCTCTCAAAGGATTTGACATTGAGTCAGATAAACTAGTTGGCAAAGAAAGGAGGGAAGACAGATGGAACCGAAGGCTAGATGAGGAACCACGTGTTCAATCCCGAGCCCACCATACTAGTTCAGCAGACAAAGACCGATATCCTTACAAAAACGATGTAAGCTTGTCTGAGTCTCGACAGCCTAGAGGAGAGACCAATTCTTTTATCGCTCCTCTCAGTTCTCCTGTTTCCTCACATATGCCAGAGGTTGCCTCCCTTCAGTCATTCGACAAGCTCAAAAGCCTCATTAGAGAGAAACTCAAAATTCCAACGGGAGAGAAGGCAAAGCCTACAGCATCTCTATCCAGCTCTATACAAGTACCTGAATTGGTCAAACAAGCACTGCATCAAATCAACACCACCAAAGTTAGAGATGAACCCGAGGGGCCTCAAGCACCGTCATTCTCCTCTGGCAATTTGGTATGCTCATTTTATACATACTGATATCGCAAAACAGCTCGCTTTGTTGTATTCTTGTCTGACTAAGCATTGGTATGCCACGAGCCATCCAAAACAAGCAAACTGATTTTTGCTATCTTTCAGCGATTCCACAATCCTTTCCTCGGCTTTGTTCACAATGTGTTGAGTGGGATACTGAAGATGACTGGCCTCCAGGATGATGTGGTATGTTGCACTGGTTTGGTAGAATATGACTCCTGCACTTTGCGCTCAGTTGTTCAGCGCTTTCTTACTATTTTCATTGCATCGTCTTCCTATGTGTTTTAATGGCACCCTATAAGCGGGTTAAAAACATACAAAGAGTGCTTTATACGCAGGCCCATCTTCCTTTTCCTTATACTCATTTTCAGGATGCTTTTTATATTGTGAACTCATTAAGTTTTTGGCTATGATTAAATAACTCATGGTTTTGCCACTAAACTTGCCACGGTTTTATATCCATGCAGTTTTCTTGAAATTAGTTACTGTTGAGTCAGATCTGCAACTGTAACGTGTTATCATTGCACATATTGGAGGATGTAACTGATTGAGCGGTGAACATGCTACATAAACAGTCTACATGACGGCTATTTGTTTGTGCAATAGGTGGTAGTACCAAAGTACTCGTGTATCATTCTTGAGCAGTTCATTGCGAAATGTTTATGTCCATCTTAATAACATTTAGTTTTGCTACAATCAGGTTGGCGCACACTATTATAGTTTCTGTTATATTCAATTACCTTAGCCTTCACCTCTTTATTTGCATGAGTCTATGTAGATGATATGAACAGGCTTAGATGTTGCATGTTCTATTGCCATTACTCTTGTGTCCTCCACTCAATCTAGGACACAGGTAACGCCCCAGCAGGTGCTCGCTCACAGCTCTATATCGAACAGCGGCGAATGCATGAGAGCATGGTGACACCAGAAGGCCATCTTCTCATTCGCATGGCTCGCATGACCCTTGCTAATGTGCAGAGGCTCGATTCCAAGTTCGGGGCATCTCATGTGGATGTTGTCTCTATTCTCAAAAACCTTGACCGGGATGTTCTCCAGCTTATAGCCGATACTCCTATGCTCAAGCAATAAACGGTCTTAACAGTAGATAAAGTTAATTCCACTTTTGATGCCAGTAAATGAAAGCATACCTGACCAATCCTAAACACGGGACAGTCAGCGTTACACCGTTAGACCGGGTGGTGTCTTCCATCTCTCACAATTGACAAAGAGTAATGCTGGACAACTGTAATCAGCTATTCATATGATATCACATTAACAGAGCTTGATTAAGAGCCTGCAATGACTCCTTATACACATGAGGGTGCTGAAAAGACATTAAATCAACAGCGTAATGCTAGAACACTAAGAACTAGATTAGTAGAACTGAATATTAGAATACTGAACACTTCACTGCACTCAACTGCTCACGTCAGTTCTAGACAACACCATTCTATCTATAATGCAGCAGCTCAACAATTTGTTTCCACATAGCCTAATTCCAACAGGGAAGATGACTGATCTTCATGATGATGTGGTATGTTGCACCGTCTTGGTATAGTTATCCATCTTCATCCTTTTGACCAAAGCTATGTAATCAACCCTTATTCGTTTCatgatatttttgaatattttgatTTAGCCTGCTCAAATTTGTTTCGTAGGgctttaatggttagcattgcAAGTTTTTGGCAGGtgtaaacatgtttattttaaacttacatttaaaatttaccatgtacatgtagataaagtTGTCTGTCATCTCAAGTTTATATTTAGTAGTTAAATTGTACATGATGTTCAACTCGGTTATAATATCcagaataaaatgtttcaatccAACTATGACTGCATTGTTACGTTTCTGGAACTTCCTTTGCACCGGTGTCATACATTCCTTACGTCACTAGCTATGCACATGAACTGCAGTATCGAAAGCTTTTGCCAAGGTTATGATGGTCTTATATTGTATGCATGTGATATTGTATTAAATATAGTATATTCTATATCTGCTGCTGTCTTGTCAATGTGAGGATCTTTTTTTGTGTGCAATATTTACACCAGCTCTTTTACCTCGCAGATTAAGATGGCTATTTGTACGTATATGTAAGGTAAGTACCTCATTGTCAACATTTTAAGGACTGCATTTAACCTACTCTCAATTTGAATATCTTCATTTTAGTTGGTCTTGAGACCCTACTGTTTAACTCCTCTTCTAGTAGTGATGCTCATCAAGAGCTCCATAGTATTTTCATAGCTCATGGGATTGCATGATTACGCCTTGTAAAATCTATCGCTTTGGCTCTGTACATATTTCAGGTCATAATGAAtatcattttaatttattatccTTATAGCCATTGAGTaatgcttgtatctcaagttaGCAACCATGCAttcatttgtttttaatgtGGTTAACGATATAACGTTTTATATGGTTGATTGCTAGACTGGTACAAAAAATATCAAGTTCTATTTTGTACATTGGAAGTAGAAGTTTAGTTGAGGGTCAATTGTATGGTATAGAATAGTCATTTTGTTATAAAAGGACTATTGAAACCAGTTTTGTTggcaaataatttaaaaattaatttttgcaataCAAGTATTCACCATAACTAATGTAGAAAGTAGGTCACTCGGAAGCTGTATAGAGTTGTTAATATGCTCAAGGCTGTCAAGTAAAAAATGTAttgaaaactgtattttaactGCTTTAGATAGCATTGAAATTTTTCACCTTGAGATTATAGTACCTTTTTaaatatcaactataataaaaagatatatcatgttttctcatgtgcACATTCGGAGTTCTAACATACTATGAGTATCGATTTCTTTTATGCATTGAAATCATTAGTTCGCATATCTTCATGTAAAtccttatattttttattaatagcatAAATTGTAATTTTAGACTGGCTGTGACAACGTGCCTTTCTTCATAATCATCAATATGATATCTGCTAGCTAGCGCCATCTGCAGGATCTGGGCATAATAGCGCGGCCAGACGATGGTGACTCTGTCACACAAACAGTGATAAGCTTATTGTTACGTCATCAACTACTATCATTTCTCCATTTCAGCTTTCATATTTTCTTGGAAACCCTCACACTTCTATTCGCGGCAAGGTTCCGTTATGCCTTTCAGTAAAGCACTGCGCTATGGAGTGTTGTTAGATTACCCTTAGAAACTAGTCCAGAGTATGTCCTAGTATTTTTAGTTTGCTTGCTTCTCTGTTGCCTTATTGTTGTTAAGACTGACCTCTTCGAAGATGTTGGTAGCATCATTGTCAGTGGCTAGGAACAATTCTCATGGTGGGTGTCATAAGATTGTTGCCGGTGTTTCATGTTTCACAGCAACGTATGGCAGTTGATGGGGCTGCTTATCGGTATGCCTTCATTGTTGTAACTCTATTGATGCCCCTACTGTTCATATGCTAGTAGCAGAATTTTCAGTATTTAATCCTTTTGTCTGAAGCGATCAGACAACTCTTGCATTCACATATGTGTCTTGGCAATGGCCAAGTTGCTGAtcaaaaagtttataaattatCAACATTCCTTTGCTTGGTTCAGCAGATGTGATTGGCATCTTTAAGGCGTGGTAGCAGATTTCTAAGAAATCTGTATTTTGTTTGATAATACCTTCATATATATTCATAGTACCTCCATGGCCGAAAATTTTAATATCTGGTTGCTTTTATGTTTCTAAATCAACTAAATATGAAagttgtttaatattttaaacattaaaaatatgataaaactaatattttgaACCTGATTTTGTTTCATTTGCATGAAATggaatttgtaaaaataaacagGAAATTAATATACGGTAAGTCCATTTGCGTAAAATGTTTTGGCTATTTTTTAACAATGTTTCTATATAAATACAAACGAGTGAGTTGTGTTTTTGTACATACATCCAGAAAGTTCCTTACATTTATTGAGTATATATTGACAGTACCAGCAATGGTCAATGATGGTGACATAATGAATAGTAAGCAAGTGGAATGTTAAAACATTTGTTGTTCCCTCTTGTACAAAATGATTTGGTGTATGGCCAAATGATTGGTTTGTGTATTGGAACTGTATATCATCGTAAAATTCTTCACGTAGGCGTAAGGATTATACAAACAGCCTGTGTGACACCCAAAATGTAAGATGGTCATAATTTGGCGCAATAAGTTAGAATTATGTTGCAGCACAACTTAAAAACCTGGCCCGGCTGCGATGATCACATACAGATGCAAACATTAGCTCATAAAactgcaattgtccctgtagtCATACCCTGTAGTCATACCCTGTGGTTATACGTTGAATGATTCAAAGCTACATCATGAGTTCACATGTATTACTCCGAATCCTGACTAAGTACATGTATTCCATTTTCGCTAATGTTCGGTCAGGGTCACGCACCTTTATATAGGATTTGCCCTGGTGTTTTATGTCTCATTTGATAAAGGGTTCTGGTAAAAACATCTTGGCGTAGTCTTCTTTtttaaagaattattataaatctctcttggtaaaaatatttttgaatagtAGTTCTTTTATAAAATTCTTCACATCTTCTCTAAATAGGAGATTCGTCGAACAAAGATTTCTAGAATATTCTTTAGACAACAGACAAGATTGTGCAGGTATGGTCACCCATTCAATGTCGAATTATCCCAGCTTccaatcagtaaaaaaaatttccaaacctttggcagtttttatttttatgtcaaTAGTTCTGCcaagaaatgcataaatgtTTTGATTGTGCTCGGTATCACATCACTCACTTTATTTCTCCACTCACACAAAACAAGTTTGCGTTAACATAAACTTTGTGTATCAAGTTGGTACCAGTACTACAAAGCTTTTTGTCATCCaatgtaaattataaattaacCTTTTAATGTTGGTTTGTCTTTTTAAGTTTGTCAAAAACTTGCAGTTATGGCGAAGTTGTTTTCTATTATGCAGCTCAGATTAGACTTGCTCAATGTGAATGTTGTAATCATTGGCGGAATAAAGGGCCCATTTACTATATGGTTGGCCTTACTGTGATGCCTGTGAACACTTTTTTTGTAAGTTTTGATATTGTTAAAATAGTTTGCCAAATTTGttcatattttaatacaaatgtaGATCAATTAGTTGAACTTTCTTTGTATTGTCATTGTTGTTCAAGGTCGAGCATGTATGTGATCAGGTATGTATTCGATAGGCTTACAATTGGATTCTTAGTAGTAGATGTAGACCAAATGGCGGTAGTGTATATCAAAGTTCTTACTAGTCTTAGTGTTACACAACCtctttcttttttatttcttacACGTGTATTCCAGTATAGTGACAATAATTATGTGATGTACTTTGTTTTATTCAAATTCTACTCTTCAATGACGACTGCCTTATGCCTCATAGCTGCGATTAAGTTTGCTTAATATGCATTGGTTGTCATGAAATCTCAACCTCATCagtacacatgcacacatgctATTAGACAACATGAGTACAGCCTCTAGCAGGTCTAGTGCAACTAAtgtggctacattgtgcaaatgCTATTTCATGTGAGAGTAATGCCTGTAAACCAAGGGTTGCCCGTTTGCAGAGTTGATAAGGAAAAGTGGTGACTATGATGGTTTAAGCAAACTCATTGCTGCTATTGTGTTTCATACAGTTTTAATATTTCAACTGAAGTTCCTGTACAAAACTGCataagaaaataataaaaaataatactgCTCTACAAATGCATAGTAATTTGTGAAATAACGAAACAACAAACCAGTAAATTATAGATTATATACACGGGCATCATAATAACAATGAGTGGTAGGAGTGAgtattaaaaaaaagaaataaaacagtATTTATAAGTACAATGAAACTCCTGCAtctaaatgaaaataaaaacagtcaaTGAGGATAAATTGTTGAGCTGGTATATAGAGGTTCGTAAAGTGGTTTTCGATCATCACATATCAGTGCTTGTTAATGAGGTATGACATTTAAGGAATGTCGATTTTTCTTCGACCAACCACAATGTTAGCATCTATGCGAGAGATTCTCTAAACTTCTGAATATATCAGCCCTGGCAACACAGATGGACTCAATATCGAGATCTTCGCCGCTTAAACCTTTTACTTCGCTTAACCTGTCTGATGAAGGCGCATGAGAACACAATCCCAAATATCTACAAAAGCCAGAAATGCATTCGCATGTTTTCATAGCCAGAACTAATCATTAAAATGTGGGTTGTGAATACAATTGTGGAATTGCAGAGTAGCTCATATGGAGAGGTAATTACCGTAaatcctctatttgaacgccacttccaattgatcgccaccctgagagaagggttaaaaaatagagcgccactacCCAATTGAACCCCGCCTCTATTCCACCGCCACTGACAATACTTGATCTTTGCGAGCCCATAATACCAAGTGACCagtaaaagtgttcacaaaatcgcATTAATAGTTAATCGTTTATATcaacaacaattaattctttcatctaattccaaagcttttaAGTTTTctcgttaaaactttaaaagcaacaccatagcaaTAATCCATAACGGTCCCAGGCTAGTACTAGTTCTCTGTTTACCGCGGTCTTTCTACtttgaagtagcctacatatataaaaaactgcTTAAATTCACGATGGTAGATGAGCATTCAAATCAACgctatataaataattaattactgtctcaggctaatagcgGTTCTTTGTTTAATGCCGTcctgatacttcaaagtacatgtacatatataaaaaccggctaaatttacgatggtagatggaactttgaaagcaacaccatagaaataactactaactgtctGAGGCTAATGGTAGTTCCTTGTTTGACATGGTCCTAACAATccgaaggacatgcatataaaaaccggttcgcAAGCATTGGGCCAAAGATTACGTTTACCGAGCACACTTTtattgtgctaaatgcaatgtGTAAAAGTTTCGCTCTGTCAAACATTGTTTgcacactaatatcgactagttcagcagtgcagaag of the Watersipora subatra chromosome 4, tzWatSuba1.1, whole genome shotgun sequence genome contains:
- the LOC137393198 gene encoding uncharacterized protein produces the protein MSSVTIKSIVADEPFASEESDMPSLSSKPLAAEEQSTTEDLPASKKPYPAKENLVDSDVATVTKEPSAVTQLSATKESVIANERVGPADLSAHNEPLVVVASPITKDSSIAKTISVTEQSVIKEPPESQKLDVLKQTAPMSGTSLSSKSVTASHLLIAEKVAGLTIRNQLFSCQLCPDLLRPVELSTYTEHISQIQHMKNVFDWLLTSDAPSMQKYELLAGKIKASQRVAGLFCEFCRKASFNVIDIKSHQGHLSSDRHVNVVKSLKSSYSQQLENLRKTTNASTHAKITPSLSQEEKRLRHMQNLDKDNTLSTSPGTSSLKTKDDKRKQEVHKSNEKINLSDCKAISSQSHQGAGRSPSWSPIRNSASPLADKTSDVEVVAVHKLTPSHSDHLSGKSTTFRQNPVGHSSYSAQKSTSLRLQSRSPRRRSHSPRRRSRSPHRRSRSPHRRSRSPRRRSPRRRSRSPRRRSRSPRRRSRSPRRRSRSPRRRSRSPRLQSYSLHPQSHSPHLSSPHPRSHSPFGRVSSPLSSSRSHLPRSRSPFSRSHSHLQSHPPHLLSYSSHLSTDSLLQNAFSLYSHSSQHPASSPPHQQSTSALHIQSHSQRSHSPQLLPAHSPQPQFSPQPQFSPHLQSHSPKHQYQSSNTDHRFCHSPPSSRCSSRSKQGDTWSSDRSQIALKDKRRDYQRASRSPIRRRTLRSSRSRSPTYSRRNSSRSHDRSIRSRSRDRFSKKRHVPSPPSAQRVGIVRRRLRPRPLSPWSINSLTFLVEKKWTDYYEKYYSAGTRNDTQCLTVQQEYLQAYKGFFMEDPQFDLIYSKLFKPETLRALLSERIDRGSPGPCHRTLSHSNSPLKGFDIESDKLVGKERREDRWNRRLDEEPRVQSRAHHTSSADKDRYPYKNDVSLSESRQPRGETNSFIAPLSSPVSSHMPEVASLQSFDKLKSLIREKLKIPTGEKAKPTASLSSSIQVPELVKQALHQINTTKVRDEPEGPQAPSFSSGNLRFHNPFLGFVHNVLSGILKMTGLQDDVDTGNAPAGARSQLYIEQRRMHESMVTPEGHLLIRMARMTLANVQRLDSKFGASHVDVVSILKNLDRDVLQLIADTPMLKQ